A window of the Desulfobacula toluolica Tol2 genome harbors these coding sequences:
- the dnaK gene encoding molecular chaperone DnaK has translation MGKIIGIDLGTTNSCVAVMEAGGEAKIITNAEGGRTTPSIVAVSESGERIVGQAAKRQAVTNPENTVFGVKRLIGRKFNSKEIQTDIPNLPYKIEAASNGDTRINLRGKQHSPAEISSFILANIKKTAEDYLGEAVTEAVITVPAYFNDSQRQATKDAGKIAGLEVKRIINEPTAASLAYGLDKKGEEKIAVFDLGGGTFDVSVLEIGDGVFEVKSTSGDTHLGGEDFDLRIIDYIADEFKKEQGINLRTDKMALQRLKEAAEKAKMELSTSTETSINLPFITADASGPKHLDVKLSRAKLESLVADLLDKLEKPCRIALKEANLGSGGVDEVVLVGGMTRMPAVQERVEKIFGQKPHKGVNPDEVVAMGAAVQAGVLQGDVNDVLLLDVTPLSLGIETLGGVMTKLIDKNTTIPTKKSQVFSTAADNQPAVSIHVLQGERQMSADNKTLGQFELSDIPPAPRGVPQIEVSFDIDANGIVHVAAKDKATGKEQSIRITAASGLSEDEINKMVKDAELHAEDDKKKRELVDTKNNAEALVDQTEKTLKEHGDKVDEETRKNIESAVEALKQTKDSNNLDDIKQKIEALSQASHKLAEVMYQQAAQDGQGGQGTDAGASPQEDDDVVDADFEEVKKDK, from the coding sequence ATGGGTAAAATAATCGGAATAGATTTAGGAACAACCAATTCCTGTGTAGCAGTTATGGAAGCGGGCGGTGAAGCAAAAATAATCACAAATGCAGAAGGTGGAAGAACAACACCATCTATTGTTGCGGTGTCTGAAAGTGGTGAACGAATTGTTGGCCAGGCAGCAAAACGACAGGCTGTCACCAACCCTGAAAACACAGTATTTGGTGTAAAAAGATTGATTGGAAGAAAATTCAATTCAAAAGAAATTCAAACGGACATCCCTAATCTTCCTTATAAAATTGAAGCCGCTTCCAATGGCGACACCCGAATCAATTTAAGAGGGAAACAACACAGTCCTGCTGAAATCTCATCCTTTATATTGGCCAATATTAAAAAGACGGCTGAAGACTATTTGGGAGAAGCAGTCACAGAAGCGGTTATCACCGTACCCGCTTATTTTAATGACAGCCAGAGGCAGGCTACAAAAGATGCAGGAAAAATCGCCGGGCTTGAAGTAAAGAGAATTATTAATGAACCAACAGCCGCCTCATTAGCTTATGGTCTGGACAAAAAAGGCGAAGAAAAAATTGCCGTATTTGATTTGGGCGGCGGTACATTTGATGTTTCAGTCTTAGAGATCGGTGACGGAGTGTTTGAAGTAAAATCAACATCCGGGGATACCCATTTAGGCGGGGAAGATTTTGACCTGAGAATCATTGATTATATTGCCGATGAATTTAAAAAAGAGCAGGGAATTAATCTGAGGACTGATAAAATGGCACTTCAGCGTCTTAAAGAAGCGGCTGAAAAAGCAAAGATGGAATTGTCAACATCAACTGAAACCAGCATTAACCTGCCGTTTATCACGGCAGACGCCTCAGGCCCGAAACATCTTGACGTAAAACTTAGCAGGGCAAAACTTGAATCCCTGGTAGCCGATCTTTTGGATAAACTTGAAAAACCTTGCCGGATTGCTTTAAAAGAAGCCAACCTGGGATCAGGTGGCGTTGATGAGGTGGTTCTGGTCGGTGGTATGACCCGTATGCCGGCAGTGCAGGAAAGGGTTGAGAAAATTTTTGGACAAAAACCCCATAAGGGTGTAAATCCCGACGAAGTCGTTGCCATGGGTGCTGCAGTGCAGGCGGGTGTTCTTCAAGGGGATGTGAATGATGTCCTTTTACTTGATGTTACGCCGTTATCGCTTGGTATTGAAACGTTGGGCGGTGTGATGACCAAGCTCATCGATAAAAACACAACCATTCCAACCAAAAAGAGCCAGGTATTTTCAACCGCTGCTGACAATCAGCCGGCTGTTTCCATTCATGTTCTCCAGGGTGAAAGACAAATGTCTGCAGACAATAAGACGCTTGGACAATTTGAACTGTCTGATATTCCACCTGCACCAAGAGGAGTTCCCCAGATTGAGGTTTCATTTGATATTGACGCCAATGGGATTGTTCATGTAGCAGCAAAAGACAAGGCAACCGGCAAAGAACAGTCCATTCGTATCACGGCGGCCAGTGGCCTTTCAGAAGACGAAATCAACAAAATGGTCAAAGATGCGGAACTGCATGCCGAAGACGACAAGAAAAAAAGAGAACTGGTTGATACAAAAAATAATGCAGAAGCACTTGTTGATCAGACTGAAAAAACCTTGAAAGAGCATGGAGACAAGGTTGATGAAGAGACCCGTAAAAATATTGAATCTGCTGTTGAAGCATTGAAACAGACCAAAGATTCAAACAATCTTGATGACATCAAACAGAAAATTGAAGCCTTGTCACAGGCATCTCATAAGCTTGCAGAAGTCATGTACCAGCAGGCAGCCCAGGATGGACAAGGCGGTCAAGGTACGGATGCCGGAGCCTCTCCTCAGGAAGATGACGATGTTGTTGATGCGGATTTCGAAGAGGTTAAAAAAGACAAATAA
- the grpE gene encoding nucleotide exchange factor GrpE, with the protein MANEKKKKIETENEDSPKNEAEKAKTKDDSDKPAKKDTSEKEGINELKEQLLFEKDRVLRLSAEFENYKKRKQRELDEFKKFANETVFRQFLTVVDNLERAILSAEEVSEDDGLLEGVKLTYKDIIKLFETFNVKPVEAENKPFDPNFHQAVNQESTDEVPENTVITVLQKGYLLHDRLIRPAMVVVSKKTEKKTEKTKEN; encoded by the coding sequence TTGGCAAACGAAAAAAAAAAAAAAATAGAAACCGAAAATGAGGATTCTCCCAAAAACGAGGCTGAAAAAGCTAAGACCAAAGACGATTCCGATAAACCAGCAAAAAAAGATACATCTGAAAAGGAAGGTATCAATGAACTCAAAGAACAGCTTTTATTTGAAAAGGACCGTGTGTTGAGGCTTTCTGCTGAATTTGAGAATTATAAAAAAAGAAAACAGCGGGAATTAGATGAATTTAAAAAATTTGCCAACGAAACGGTCTTTAGACAATTTTTAACTGTTGTGGATAACCTTGAAAGAGCAATTCTTTCAGCAGAAGAAGTTTCAGAAGATGACGGCTTGCTTGAAGGAGTCAAACTGACATACAAGGATATTATCAAATTGTTTGAAACCTTTAATGTTAAGCCGGTAGAGGCTGAAAACAAACCGTTTGATCCAAATTTTCACCAGGCCGTCAATCAAGAAAGTACAGATGAAGTTCCTGAAAACACTGTTATAACGGTACTTCAAAAAGGGTATCTTCTTCACGACAGGTTAATCAGGCCTGCTATGGTTGTTGTCTCAAAAAAAACTGAAAAAAAAACTGAAAAAACAAAAGAAAATTAA